One Solanum pennellii chromosome 10, SPENNV200 genomic region harbors:
- the LOC107001875 gene encoding non-specific lipid-transfer protein 2-like, whose product MEMFSKIACIVVLCMVVTLVAPHAEAMTCGQVTSGVAPCLPYLTGRGPLGGCCGGIKGLLGAARTPADRKMACNCLKSAATAIKGIDAGKAAGLPRVCGVNIPYKISPSTDCNRVQ is encoded by the exons atggAAATGTTTAGCAAAATTGCATGCATTGTTGTTTTGTGCATGGTTGTAACACTAGTTGCACCCCATGCAGAGGCAATGACTTGTGGTCAAGTCACATCTGGTGTGGCTCCTTGTCTCCCTTATCTTACCGGCCGCGGCCCCCTCGGAGGGTGCTGTGGCGGaattaagggtcttttgggtgcAGCCAGGACTCCAGCTGATCGAAAAATGGCATGCAATTGCCTAAAATCAGCAGCTACTGCTATTAAGGGCATTGATGCTGGTAAAGCTGCTGGTCTCCCTAGGGTTTGTGGCGTAAACATACCTTACAAGATTAGCCCCTCCACCGACTGCAATAG GGTTCAGTAA
- the LOC107001887 gene encoding non-specific lipid-transfer protein 2-like, giving the protein MEIDSKILCFVVLCMVIVAPHAEAISCGQVSSSLAPCIPYLQGRGPLGGCCGGVKSLLAATKTRADRRTACTCIKSAANAVKGLDTARASGLPRACGVNIPYDISPSVDCSRVQ; this is encoded by the exons ATGGAAATAGATAgcaaaattttatgttttgtggtTTTGTGCATGGTGATAGTTGCACCCCATGCAGAGGCAATAAGCTGCGGCCAAGTTTCGTCTAGCTTGGCTCCTTGCATCCCTTATCTTCAAGGCCGCGGCCCTCTAGGAGGTTGCTGTGGTGGTGTTAAGAGTCTGTTGGCTGCAACCAAGACCCGAGCGGACCGAAGGACAGCATGCACTTGTATAAAATCAGCAGCGAATGCTGTTAAAGGACTTGATACCGCCAGAGCCAGTGGTCTCCCTAGGGCTTGTGGCGTTAACATTCCTTACGATATTAGCCCCTCCGTTGACTGCTCCAG AGTCCAGTAA